The following is a genomic window from bacterium.
CTTTATTTGCCTCCCTTTGTGTGATGATGGTCTATTTTATCACCTTAAGGCTTACAAATTCAATTATTCCCTCTATTGTTGCATCTTTGATTTTGGCTTTCTCTGCTACATTCTGGGAACAGGCGGTAATTGCCGAGAAATACACCTTAAATGCCCTCTTTGCCAGCTTAATTATCTTTATCTTACTTAAATGGGAAGAAGGCTTAAGGCTTAAGGCTTCTGGCTTAAGGCTACTTTATTTGTTTTCCTTTATCTTGGGCCTATCCTTCACCCACCACTTCCAGACAATCTACCTTGTCCCTGCAAGCATATTTTTTATTCTAGCTGTTTCTTGGAAGAACAGAAAAAGGCTCAAGGCTTCCGACTCTAGACTCAAAACTTTTTCATTCCGCATTCCGCATTCCGCATTCCGCAATTTTCTAATGATGTTTTTGCTTTTTATCTTGCCCCTTACTTTATGGCTATATCTTCCAATAAGGGCAAGTCAAAATCCTATACTTAACTGGGGTGATCCAAGAAACCTTGATAATTTTCTTATTCATATCCTTGCCAAAAGCTATACTGGATATTTTTCATCTATTAAGCAATCTTTTATCCGCTTTAGCTCTCATTTAAACTTTTTTCCCTTGCAATTTAGCAAATATATCTTATGGATTTTTCTTTTTTCCCTACCATTTTTCTTAAAAAGAAAGATTCTCTTTCTCTTTTTTCTTTTAATCTTTATCGTCAATAGCCTACATTCAATAAGATATACCATTGTCAATATCTGTGATTACTATATTCCCTCATTTATCCTTACCTCTATTCTCATTGGACTTGGTTTGTCTTTGCTTACCAGATTTATCCCCTTTTTATCCTTTTTTCTCCTTTTGCTTATCTCTATTCCTTATTTTTCTAACCATTTCCAAAACAATAGAGCCAGATTCTTCTTTAGCTATGACTACGGGATGAATATCTTAAGGCCATTAAAGAAAGAGGCAATTGTCATTTCTTATGGTGATTATGAAAGTTTTCCTCTTTGGTATCTTAAATATGTAGAGGAAAGAAGAAATGATGTAGCATCCCTTACAAATATGTTTTTACCCTGCGATTGGCATATTTCTTCAATAAAAATGCTTCAT
Proteins encoded in this region:
- a CDS encoding DUF2723 domain-containing protein encodes the protein MFRIFNLFKEDKLILTPFKTIDYIFGILVFFVSFGVYLHTLTPTVGFHDSGELITCAYTLGIAHPPGYPLYTLLGKVFVTLIPIGNIAFRMNMQSALFASLCVMMVYFITLRLTNSIIPSIVASLILAFSATFWEQAVIAEKYTLNALFASLIIFILLKWEEGLRLKASGLRLLYLFSFILGLSFTHHFQTIYLVPASIFFILAVSWKNRKRLKASDSRLKTFSFRIPHSAFRNFLMMFLLFILPLTLWLYLPIRASQNPILNWGDPRNLDNFLIHILAKSYTGYFSSIKQSFIRFSSHLNFFPLQFSKYILWIFLFSLPFFLKRKILFLFFLLIFIVNSLHSIRYTIVNICDYYIPSFILTSILIGLGLSLLTRFIPFLSFFLLLLISIPYFSNHFQNNRARFFFSYDYGMNILRPLKKEAIVISYGDYESFPLWYLKYVEERRNDVASLTNMFLPCDWHISSIKMLHPKISFEFEKIPYKELKYHNIGGVIKERLDKIIKSNFSKFPIYIGPGIERFKDFIFLPEGLFFQVVQKEELKKEPGFLIRDFGFRDRVASVIFNNYSLSYNEMGNLYRKKDLNQAISFYKKALNIEPSYHASRLNLAFSYLDKNEYDKAEENLKIILKENKDFEPALVHYGFGIVYQNKKDFKMAISEYTQALKIDPKNTSVKDMLEECKKKIVDKN